The window AGATGACACCCATACTGTATTACAATTATCTTTTTATACCTTCCATCTCAGGTTATAAACCCTATGCTGTCACTCATGCATCAGATAACTTCCAGTGCCTTTTTGACTTGGCAGCTGATCTTATTCGCAGGTGAGTAGAGTTCCAGAGGGATAGAACTGCGTTTTAAATTGTATCCTTACATGATCATGTTTCCTTTTCTTCCTAGGGGCCATGCCTATGTGTGTCACCAAAGGGGGGAGGAGCTGAAGGGCCATAACCCACCCCCATCTCCATGGCGAGACCGACCTTTTGAGGAGTCATTGGTTCTGTTTGAGAGGATGAGACGAGGCCTGTTTGCTGAGGGTGAGGCAACACTCCGGATGAAGATGGTCATGGAGGATGGCAAGCTGGACCCTGTGGCCTACAGAATCAAATACACAGCACACCATCGCACAGGAGACGCATGGTatgatgcacgcacacacacatacgcacttcGTTTTTCTCTCCTAATGGGGCCTGGCCGTTTACTCCAATATGTGTTATCTcgaacccctaaccctaaccttaaaaCCCTCAATGCCGCCTCCTGGAAAAAAGCATTTGAAGTTAtggggccctgcaaaagggcccGCAAGGTCATGTTTTTTAATGCATTACTACACTTGTGAGGACATTTGATCCCCGCAAGGATGGTTAAAGaagaccacgcacacacacagtctgttggGACTCACCCTGCTCTGCTTCCTCTCTGTTTAGGTGCATCTACCCCACCTATGATTACACCCACTGCCTGTGTGACTCAATTGAGCatatcacacactcactctgcaCCAAAGAGTTCCAGGCCAGgtatgctgagtgtgtgtgtgtgtgtggtagttgtATCTGGTTGGCGTGTATTTTAAATCTGTTAAAATTAAATACATGTATATGTATTCCCAGACGATCCTCATATTTCTGGCTCTGCAATGCCCTGGATGTGTACTGTCCTGTGCAGTGGGAGTATGGACGTCTGAACCTCACCTACACTGTCGTCTCCAAGAGGAAGATTATCAGACTGGTGGAGACAGGCAAAGTCAGGTCAGAACTACAGTACCCTTAACACCTCTATACATGGTGAAGTtggagcagtgtgtggaggGAAGAGATGCTGGGTTGATGTGGATAGGTGGGAGAGTACATGCGTGAACTGGTGAGGTTGTGTTTACGCAGGGATTGGGATGACCCTCGACTCTTCACGTTGACTGcgttgaggaggaggggcttcCCAGCTGAGGCCATCAACAACTTCTGTGCAAGGGTGAGAAATGTAGATGGATGCATGGAGAGGAAATAAGGGATGTTATTGTATAACCGTTAGTATGTTGCTTTGGGTAAAATTGTCTGCCTAATGAATAAGATGATGTAAAATGACGGGGCTATATGGGCTTCAGGAGAGGAAGGTTTTATTAGTGAATGACTGATTTATTTCTAGGTGGGTGTGACAGTTGCTCAGGCAACGATAGAGCCCCACCTTCTGGAGTCCTGTGTGAGGGAGGTGCTGAACGACAGCGCCCCTCGCGCCATGGCTGTCCTGGAGCCGCTCAAAGTCACCATCACCAACCTACCTGATGACACACAGGTATGTACTGGCACCCACATACACATCTTATTTGGGTATCGTTCACACAGAGATACATCTTTCCATTtgccttccttttttctcttccaGATGGATGTGCATGTACCGGACTTCCCAGCCAACGAAGCCATGGGCAGCCATGTGGTTCCCTTCACTCGCACCATTTTCATCGAACAAAGTGACTTCAGAgaggtctgtgtgtgaacagtgACTTCCCAGATGTTcttagtattgtgtgtgtgtgtgtgtgtgtacctgacattTTCTCTCTGCAGGTGATGGAGAAGGGCTACAAGCGTCTGACCCCAGATCAGCCTGTGGGTTTGAGGCATGCCGGGTATGTTGTCTCTGTGCAGCGGGTCATCAAGGTAGGATCTCGCTGAGGCTGCATCTGCACTACCACCTAATAGACACATGACAATGACTTTGGACACAGTCCATGTTTCTAATATGCTATAATAGCTTCCTAACCCAAACAGTATCTCCATGTCCACCTGTCCGGTCTGTCTCTCAGGACTCCGAAGGTAAGGTGGTGGAGCTGGAAGTGACTTGCTGCAGCTCCTCTGAGGCTCCAGAAAAACCCAAGGCTTTCATCCAGTGGGTCAGCAAGCCTCTCAAGTGTGAAGTGCGCCTCTATGAAAGGCTGTAAGTGACGGAAGTGTCCGCGTGTTTGATTGTCGCCCCTTGTATTGCAAGCCAAGCGATCGCAGCTGTGTAGTTGAGCTTCTTTAAATTTATTTTGGTTGCCTCCAGATTCCTCCACAAAAATCCTGAAGACTTGTCCGAGGTGCCTGGGGGCTTTCTCAGCGACATTAACCTTGTAAGTATGTTAAAGTACTTCAGTTGACTCCATGTACAATGTACCAGATAGAATCAAGTctaacatgtttgtttatttccATTAGAATTCCTTGCAGGTGATTGACAGTGCCTTAGTGGACAGTTCAGTGAGAGGAGCTAAAGTCTTCGATAAGTTCCAGTTTGAGAGAGTGGGTTATTTCTCCCTGGACCCTGACAGCACTGCAGACAAGGTACAGCCAGTTGACATTAGACAGACAATGGCCGCTATTGGTTCTAGACACTCCACAACATTCTAATGTGTCCATTTGTTAAAACCATGAATGTAAATAAACTTGAGTCTCCAACTCCCTACAGCTCGTCTTCAACAGAACGGTTACCCTTAAAGAGGATCCTGGGAAGATCTGAGACGACAGCCCAGGATCAAGCTGTACCATCTACCCTTGAGCCCTTCAAAATattttgaatgtgtgtttgagaggcaTCTTTCACAGTGAAGACTCAGAACAGGCTTCAGCATCATCTCACCAGTAAAATCTTCTAATGGAGTTCTAAACATCAGCAGTGACAACCCCTCTTTATTTCTGTGTTTACTAAGACAAACTTGTTCATATGATCATAAACCTTGGCAGAAAACAAGAGTCTTACAGCAACATTTTTATTGAGCTTCATAGTCCGTATTGATGTCACACAAAAAGATGCGCTTACATGCAGTGTCTGGTTTTCTTACTGAGGTATGGTGTTTTACCTTCTTCCAGCACCCACATGTGGTTGTGTTTTTGTTACCTTGGAAAGGTGGCACAATTTTGAGAAGAAACCATGAATAAAAATTTTAAGTATATAATATTTCTGTCTCCCTGCAATCATCTGTGATCTAAAGTAGTACCAGCATTAGGTAATCAAAACATCCAGTGTGAAAGGTGATTGATTGGGCTGAATAAATGAACCCATGCATACGTCAAAACAGTTTAAGGCAGTGAAGAAAAGCCAAAGGTATTTCTTTAGCTTTTACATTTGAACCTGGGTGAAATGCGTGGGAATTAACTTTTTCCAACCCAGATCATTTCTAGTAACACCAGTTGGTTGTACCAAACGTAACATCTCACAAAGTCTACCTTAATCCGACTACAGTGCATGAAACCTAAACCTACGAGCTCTAAAATACGTCTCGTTTTTTTAAGGTAGACCGAAATGGATATAATTCCTTATGCAATTGAAATCGTACACTAGCGGGCGGATATAATTTGGATGCATGATCACTTTAAGAAGGCCATACTTCTCGCGGTATATTAAATACGTACTCGCGCGTTAGCGTTACGCCAACCCTGAATGTGAGCTGATTGGCTGAAATACTGCTGTTGTAAGATGGCGCCCATCGAAATCTGAGTGCTAttcataaaaaacaacaactataGGGACATACAGAAACGTTGGATAACCAAAGCCTTGTTCAATAATTCGGTGTAATTTTATTTATCGTGATAAGAACCAAGTTTGGACTTAGTGGAGTGTTCTTGGCCCCACTAAAAGGAGCTGGACTGGTCTGCCaggccagagaaagagagaggtaagacAGGGGGTGGAGCGGAGCAAAGCGCTGCAAATATCTAATTAGCTATATATTATGAGCTAGCTATCTCAGCTTGTTAGCTGTCTTTTAAATTGATTGTATATATTAGGCACCACTTGCTGTAAACGCGTTACTTGTGTTTATTATTGTTGACATTGTGATGGCAGTATAACATTGATAGGCAGGGAGTTAGCTACAGCTAGCTTGTGAGACTTCCATACTATTCTCTTGTGCTGCAGTTCGCACGCGGCAACAAAGTCGCTAAATAGCTAATCGAATCGGCTCTCTCAGCTTCTGTGGATGCAATGACTGTAGAATTAATCTGTTCACACTGTCATCTGTCAAATATTCCTTACACTCTTGTGTGTTCGCTTGTGCCTTGCTCTGTGGCCTCACAGCAAGAAGATcttgggttcgattcccggttggGGCACCGTTCGGTGCTCCGGTCGGCCATCCCCGAGAGTTTGCTTGGCATCCCCGTGCTCGCGTGGGTTTCCTCCCCAAATGACCCCAATATAGGAATATACAGAACAGATAGCTCTGCTTTCCATGCCCCTGGCCAAGACATGAGGTGAGCAATTGGACATGTCACCTTGATGTGGCTGACCCCTGCTCCTTACTGCCCTCGGTGGAAGGACAGCAGGATGAGAAACGGCAGAGAACTAGTTTCAGAGGCGGGCactccctctgtgtgtttgtgtactatgTGCTGCCACTCCCTGCAcccgtgtgtgttgtgctgataGACACatgtttcttctcctcttcttcttcatccattaataaaacatttacttTAACCGAAACTGGTCTCATTCCATCCATAGGAATATTTGGTCAGTTCTGGTTGCTCATGGATGGCTCCGGCTCTTTTGAGGAGCTGGTGAGGCTGAAGGCTCGCAGTGTTCCCCAGCACCGCATGAAGGAGTTTCTAGAGTCCCTGGCCAACAAGGGCCCGGACGCTCTGCAGGAGTTCAGTCAACAAGGTGACGATAcgtcaaccaccaccaccactatggTGTACCAGCCAGACACCAACTGCATCTACACAGACAGCACCGAGGTGGCTGGGTCCCTGCTGGAGCTGGCCTGCCCGGTAagacttgagagagagagaaacaaccgGAAGGAACAATTAATACATTGAGGAGATTATGTGATTTGTATTACAAGCGTCGTCTAAAACaagcctctcctgtctcccgCCGCTGTCGTCTAGGTGCAGGTGCAGGTTCAGCCATCTCCACAGCAACAGCAGGTCCAGGTGTCGACGGGTCAACAACAAGTGATGTCGACAGAGCTGTCGCCTCAGCTTGCAGCAGCCGTCCACCAAGTAGCGGCAGAGCAACAGATTGTACAGGTGAGGAGGGTGTTCTCATCGGTCTCCTCATCAGGGTCTCCTCATCAGGGTCTCCTCATCAGGGTCTCCTCATCAGGGTCTCCTCATCAGGGTCTCCTCATCACTCCTCTTAAGCCTTTTGTCTGCTCGTCCAAGTTGACTTTTTCTTTGTCATACTGATAGTAATACTCTCAGTATTTCAGTCAATTTACAAGATCTGtacaatccttttttttttcgaTAAAGCATAACTCCCTCTGGAGTAACGAAGGCTTAGCAgtgcctctgtctcccctccaggTGCAGATGGTGGGGCAGCAGCAGGGGCAGATGGTGGGGCAGGTACTGCAGGTGCCATCTGGCTCCCATCAGCAGCTCCAGGGGGTCACCACAGCACAGCTAATACAGTCTGGGGACCTCACAGAGGAGCAGCAGCAACAGGTACTACAGCAACTACGAAAAAACCCACAAACGCTATACCACCAGATACATGTTGACATATTTAACAGATTGTTCAGGTGCAGTTTTATGGGCACATATGAAGCCCTCGGTGATATTGCTTGTAAagagggctatacaaatacaattcGATTTTATTATTGCTGTTTCTTAGACTCTCCCGTCTTTGTATGTCTCAGTTGCATGCCCAGTTGGTGGCAGCTATGGCTGGAGGTCAGCAGATCCAGATCCAGACTGTAGGagccctgtcccccagccagcagcagcagcagccaggggACGCTGCAGAGCGCAGGGTGCTGGGGACCACCATTACCACCTCCCCAGGAGCAGGGGTCCTCCAGCCAGCCAAGAAGCGCAAGGTGGACATGCCCATCACCGTGTCCTATGCCCTGCCTCAGGGCCAGCAGGTGGCCACAGTGCTGGCCATCCCCCAAGGGCAGCAGCAGAGCTACCTGTCCTTGCGGCCAGACCTGCTGACAGTAGACAGCACCCACCTGTACAGCGCCACGGGGACCATCACCAGCCCCACCGGAGAGACCTGGACCATCCCTGTCTACTCTGCCCCTGCTGGGGGCCGCGAGCAGGGCGTGACCCACATCGCCATCCCCCAGGACGCCTACAGCACTGTGCAGGTGGCTGGGACTAACACGACCACAATGACTATGTCAGCACAGGTAGATAATGACAAGCTGAAAACGGCTCAGGCGGTGGCCACCATGACAGGGTCTGG of the Hypomesus transpacificus isolate Combined female chromosome 18, fHypTra1, whole genome shotgun sequence genome contains:
- the qars1 gene encoding glutamine--tRNA ligase isoform X2, producing the protein MADSLTLFTSIGLTEQKAKETLKNEGLSSILKDAIAQAHQVHGAAGVDKAMGTLLYTMASRLKDVKRLTFLAEYIAQRKINTELQLAAALDFVKNHPQDPIKQNEFESACGVGVVVTPEQIEDAVEVVIKKYKEELLKERYRFNMGLLMGEARAALRWADGKIIKNEVDMQVLHLLGPKTEADLEKKPKVQKTKAPESEAKVKKEDLAVNGNKSGDVKGECKSLMEQLRGEALKFHKPGENYTTEGYVVTPNTMNLLKQHLELTGGQIRTRFPPEPNGILHIGHAKAINFNFGYAKANDGICFLRYDDTNPEKEEEKYFTGIRDMVEWLGYKPYAVTHASDNFQCLFDLAADLIRRGHAYVCHQRGEELKGHNPPPSPWRDRPFEESLVLFERMRRGLFAEGEATLRMKMVMEDGKLDPVAYRIKYTAHHRTGDAWCIYPTYDYTHCLCDSIEHITHSLCTKEFQARRSSYFWLCNALDVYCPVQWEYGRLNLTYTVVSKRKIIRLVETGKVRDWDDPRLFTLTALRRRGFPAEAINNFCARVGVTVAQATIEPHLLESCVREVLNDSAPRAMAVLEPLKVTITNLPDDTQMDVHVPDFPANEAMGSHVVPFTRTIFIEQSDFREVMEKGYKRLTPDQPVGLRHAGYVVSVQRVIKDSEGKVVELEVTCCSSSEAPEKPKAFIQWVSKPLKCEVRLYERLFLHKNPEDLSEVPGGFLSDINLNSLQVIDSALVDSSVRGAKVFDKFQFERVGYFSLDPDSTADKLVFNRTVTLKEDPGKI
- the qars1 gene encoding glutamine--tRNA ligase isoform X1; this translates as MADSLTLFTSIGLTEQKAKETLKNEGLSSILKDAIAQAHQVHGAAGVDKAMGTLLYTMASRLKDVKRLTFLAEYIAQRKINTELQLAAALDFVKNHPQDPIKQNEFESACGVGVVVTPEQIEDAVEVVIKKYKEELLKERYRFNMGLLMGEARAALRWADGKIIKNEVDMQVLHLLGPKTEADLEKKPKVQKTKAPESEAKVKKEDLAVNGDVKGECKSLMEQLRGEALKFHKPGENYTTEGYVVTPNTMNLLKQHLELTGGQIRTRFPPEPNGILHIGHAKAINFNFGYAKANDGICFLRYDDTNPEKEEEKYFTGIRDMVEWLGYKPYAVTHASDNFQCLFDLAADLIRRGHAYVCHQRGEELKGHNPPPSPWRDRPFEESLVLFERMRRGLFAEGEATLRMKMVMEDGKLDPVAYRIKYTAHHRTGDAWCIYPTYDYTHCLCDSIEHITHSLCTKEFQARRSSYFWLCNALDVYCPVQWEYGRLNLTYTVVSKRKIIRLVETGKVRDWDDPRLFTLTALRRRGFPAEAINNFCARVGVTVAQATIEPHLLESCVREVLNDSAPRAMAVLEPLKVTITNLPDDTQMDVHVPDFPANEAMGSHVVPFTRTIFIEQSDFREVMEKGYKRLTPDQPVGLRHAGYVVSVQRVIKDSEGKVVELEVTCCSSSEAPEKPKAFIQWVSKPLKCEVRLYERLFLHKNPEDLSEVPGGFLSDINLNSLQVIDSALVDSSVRGAKVFDKFQFERVGYFSLDPDSTADKLVFNRTVTLKEDPGKI